One window from the genome of Helicoverpa zea isolate HzStark_Cry1AcR chromosome 6, ilHelZeax1.1, whole genome shotgun sequence encodes:
- the LOC124630989 gene encoding leucine-rich repeat-containing protein 23-like, translating to MLKSHFNIAHTETEVVEEEQEQEVDVVEETEIPERSLNKSEISVRLSLLGKTAEGDGYTYLKCKITGLKMTRIDAIKGYRHLMFLDVSNNYLDINALQIITELPYLILIQADGNRLTSAGLKQMKYLQCIICNNNQITSVNDVFQEQLSTLELADNKITSVDFATKMPTLRVLDFRFNQIKDISNFNFPNLDSLYLAGNKITTLAGLETCVNLRILHVRNNPIKLLNGFDEAHTKLQYINLRNCKVGTLRQIKKLRVLTALETLTLKGCPYFGGTGGEDDDDKDAKDEEDDPQLRVEVLAVLPRLKRLNKDMITPEERQECKELIATWAEEGEKEEEEEIEDEQMMEEASAVED from the exons ATGTTGAAATCGCATTTTAATATAGCTCACACTGAAACCGAAGTGGTCGAAGAGGAGCAGGAACAAgaggttgatgttgttgaggagACTGAGATCCCTGAGCGGTCGCTCAACAAGTCAGAGATTAGCGTCAGGCTCAGCTTGCTCGGCAAGACTGCTGAGGGGGATGG GTACACGTACTTAAAATGCAAAATAACAGGACTAAAGATGACACGTATAGACGCAATAAAGGGCTATCGTCATCTCATGTTCTTAGACGTGTCCAACAATTACCTGGACATAAACGCCTTACAAATCATCACGGAACTGCCTTACTTGATCCTTATACAAGCCGACGGCAACAGGCTGACTTCAGCCGGCTTGAAGCAAATGAAGTACCTACAATGCATCATATGTAACAACAATCAAATCACTTCAGTAAACGACGTGTTCCAAGAGCAACTGTCCACCTTAGAACTGGCtgataacaaaataacaagtGTAGACTTCGCCACAAAAATGCCGACATTACGAGTTCTAGATTTCCGATTCAACCAAATTAAGGACATTTCGAATTTCAACTTTCCGAATTTAGATAGCTTGTACTTGGCGGGAAATAAGATAACGACCCTGGCTGGGTTGGAGACGTGTGTCAATTTGAGAATACTTCACGTGCGCAATAACCCTATAAAGCTACTGAATGGCTTCGATGAGGCGCATACGAAGCTCCAGTACATCAATTTAAGGAATTGCAAAGTCGGAACGTTAAGACAAATTAAAAAGCTGAGG GTACTGACAGCCCTCGAGACGCTTACCCTGAAGGGGTGTCCATATTTTGGAGGGACCGGGGGAGAGGATGATGACGATAAAGATGCGAAAGATGAAGAGGACGATCCTCAGTTGAGGGTCGAGGTGCTAGCCGTACTGCCTCGACTTAAGAGGCTCAACAAAGATATGATTACACCTGAAGAAAG acAAGAGTGCAAAGAGCTGATAGCAACGTGGGCTGAAGAAGGTGAAAAAGAAGAAGAGGAGGAGATAGAGGACGAACAAATGATGGAGGAAGCATCAGCCGTGGAGGATTAA
- the LOC124630988 gene encoding phosphatidylinositol 4,5-bisphosphate 3-kinase catalytic subunit delta isoform — translation MVPAPSCPFTWDYWTASPSDVVELTCLLPNSVYIPLRISWDATLQDVKEDIWDRAVNYPLFGMLHEMSSYVFQFVNSLAVLEEVDDENKRIRDIKPVCGVLMIVKKSIERPGEQLLNTHISHLIGKRLNEFDDIRSSEVNDFRMRMRYLAEESLFKRAQSTRLERLRYQCPPRLADHPETPTTLNTNLNQHCFLLVTKFANSEVQFSSSVPATRTPQQHIEAILRKLANSLNMRGEHPHNYVLKVCGREEYLFGDYPLIQFLYIQEMLATDGVPQVMTVSMDKLPLTLNRDLPYYPYCLPERRRLTSEHSNTMRRKKNESAWNIDKYYSCVVQSVSKLNVDPGNGAAVICQAGIFHGGKPLCETQKTRAAIMTDGVAVWDQELTFPIKVYNLPRMARVCFGVYEITKSKSKRRGKDSNKEGVNRLTWSNTMIFDYKDQLRTDGVTLSMWTHVADDTQGDDLVLHPLGTVVSNPNTDSCASLQVKFSNYDCQYPVLFPKEETVKDYSEAIETLAPDVLERLSREYDRLRATAEKDPMYEMHEQDKKDIWASRERFRLEAPELLPKLVSCVEWGERGEAASVRRLLADWPLLRVESALELLDYAYADCAVRSFAVNCLARISDNDLLLYLLQLVQALKHESYLMCDLSVFLLKRAFKNMTIGHYLFWHLRSEMHVPSVAVRFGLMLEAYCRGCQDHINSLTRQITCLDKLKWASQCVRKKKEIKQARAALIHHLQEQHCVETLCDFVSPLNPSFVCKRIKPDDCRVMDSKMRPLKLRFENADPTGSDISIILKIGDDLRQDMFTLQMLRIMDRLWKNHGYDFRMNPYNCISMEYAVGMIEVVEDAATVAYIQKQSALFNAASTIYKSTLLQWLRRNTENNEAAFNKAVEEFTMSCAGYCVATYVLGIADRHPDNIMVKTSGQLFHIDFGHFLGHFKQWYGFKRERAPFVLTHDFIHVINKGQKGSGDNLPIDFKIFREHCETAFKILRKHGHLILSLFSMMISTGLPELSSEKDLQYLRETLVMDLSEEKALEHFRQKFNEAMKNRWQTSFNWAIHNIDKNN, via the exons aTGGTTCCTGCGCCGAGTTGCCCGTTTACGTGGGACTACTGGACGGCCTCGCCGTCAGATGTGGTGGAGCTCACGTGCCTGCTGCCGAACTCTGTTTACATTCCTCTGAGGATAAGCTGGGATGCCACTCTTCAGGATGTCAAAGAG GACATATGGGACAGGGCCGTCAACTATCCCCTCTTTGGGATGTTGCACGAGATGTCCAGCTACGTCTTCCAGTTCGTCAACTCCTTGGCGGTACTGGAGGAGGTGGACGATGAGAATAAGCGCATCCGTGACATAAAGCCAGTATGCGGTGTGCTTATGATTGTCAAAAAGTCCATTGAGAGACCTGGAGAGCAGTTGCTGAACACACACATTAGTCATTTAATTGGAAAGC GCCTCAATGAATTCGACGACATCCGAAGTTCGGAAGTCAATGACTTTCGGATGCGCATGCGATACCTAGCCGAAGAGAGCCTCTTCAAGCGAGCACAGAGTACCAGGCTTGAAAGACTCCGGTACCAGTGCCCTCCGAGACTGGCTGATCATCCAGAGACGCCGACCACTTTGAATACGAACCTCAATCAACACTGCTTCTTGCTCGTCACCAAGTTTGCAAACTCTGAG GTACAATTCTCATCAAGTGTCCCCGCAACGCGAACACCACAGCAGCACATAGAAGCAATCTTACGCAAGCTAGCCAATTCCTTGAACATGCGCGGGGAACACCCTCACAACTACGTGCTCAAGGTGTGCGGCCGCGAGGAGTATCTCTTCGGAGACTACCCCCTCATACAGTTCCTGTACATCCAGGAGATGTTGGCGACGGATGGAGTGCCCCAAGTCATGACAGTCAGCATGGATAAACTGCCGTTGACGC TGAACCGTGACCTACCATACTATCCATACTGCCTACCGGAGCGGCGGCGTCTGACATCGGAACACTCGAACACGATGCGACGCAAGAAGAACGAATCCGCGTGGAATATAGACAAGTATTACTCGTGTGTCGTGCAGAGTGTTAGCAAGTTGAACGTCGACCCGGGCAATGGTGCTGCG gtaaTATGCCAAGCCGGTATATTCCACGGCGGCAAGCCCCTATGCGAGACACAGAAGACTCGGGCGGCCATCATGACGGACGGAGTGGCTGTATGGGACCAAGAGCTGACCTTCCCCATCAAGGTGTACAACCTGCCGAGAATGGCGAGGGTCTGCTTCGGCGTCTACGAGATCACGAAGAGTAAGAGTAAGAGGAGAGGAAAAGACTCAAATAAG GAGGGTGTAAACAGACTGACGTGGTCGAACACAATGATATTCGACTACAAAGACCAGCTGCGTACGGACGGCGTGACGCTGTCCATGTGGACGCACGTAGCTGACGACACGCAAGGGGATGATCTAGTGCTGCATCCCTTGGGCACGGTGGTCTCCAACCCTAATACCGACTCCTGTGCCTCGCTGCAGGTTAAGTTCTCCAA TTACGACTGCCAATACCCCGTGTTATTTCCAAAAGAGGAGACAGTGAAAGATTACTCAGAGGCAATAGAGACCCTAGCTCCTGACGTGTTGGAGCGACTGAGCCGCGAATACGACAGGTTGCGAGCGACGGCCGAGAAGGACCCCATGTATGAGATGCACGAACAGGACAAGAAAGATATTTGGGCTTCGAG AGAGCGGTTCCGCCTAGAAGCACCAGAGCTGCTTCCAAAGCTGGTCTCCTGCGTGGAGTGGGGCGAGCGCGGCGAGGCGGCCAGCGTGCGGCGCCTGCTGGCGGACTGGCCGCTGCTCAGGGTGGAATCTGCACTAGAGCTGCTGGACTATGCCTATGCTGACTGTGCTGTCCGATCCTTTGCAGTCAACTGTCTGGCTAGGATCAG CGACAACGATCTACTCCTATACCTGCTACAACTGGTGCAAGCGTTGAAACACGAGTCGTATCTGATGTGCGACCTCTCCGTCTTCCTGCTGAAGAGGGCCTTCAAGAACATGACTATAGGACACTACCTGTTTTGGCATCTAAG ATCGGAGATGCACGTGCCGTCAGTAGCGGTTCGGTTCGGGCTGATGCTGGAGGCGTACTGCCGCGGCTGTCAGGACCACATCAACAGTCTCACGCGGCAGATCACATGCCTGGATAAGCTTAAGT GGGCGAGTCAGTGCGTGCGGAAGAAGAAAGAGATAAAGCAAGCTCGAGCGGCCCTCATTCACCACTTACAAGAGCAGCACTGCGTCGAAACACTCTGTGATTTTGTCTCGCCGCTTAACCCTAGCTTTGTGTGCAAGCGCATCAA gCCCGATGATTGCCGAGTGATGGACAGTAAGATGAGGCCGCTAAAGCTTCGGTTCGAGAACGCGGACCCCACAGGGTCAGATATTAGCATTATATTGAAGATTGGAGATGATCTCAGACAGGATATGTTTACGCTGCAGATGTTGAGGATTATGGATAGGTTGTGGAAGAACCACGGATATGATTTTAG AATGAACCCGTACAACTGCATTTCGATGGAGTACGCGGTGGGTATGATCGAGGTGGTGGAGGACGCGGCCACCGTCGCCTACATACAGAAGCAGAGCGCGCTGTTCAACGCCGCCTCCACTATTTATAAGTCTACTCTATTAC AATGGCTCCGTCGCAACACGGAGAACAACGAGGCAGCTTTCAACAAAGCGGTGGAGGAGTTCACGATGAGCTGCGCCGGCTACTGCGTCGCGACGTACGTGCTCGGCATCGCCGACAGACATCCCGACAACATCATGGTCAAGACTAGCGGCCAG CTATTCCACATAGACTTCGGTCACTTCCTAGGGCACTTCAAGCAGTGGTACGGGTTCAAGCGCGAGCGGGCACCGTTCGTCTTGACGCATGACTTCATACACGTCATCAATAAGGGACAGAAGGGGTCCGGAGACAACTTGCCTATAGACTTCAAGATATTCAGGGAGCATTGTGAAACG GCGTTCAAAATCCTCCGCAAGCACGGCCACCTGATTCTGTCTCTGTTCTCAATGATGATCTCGACGGGCCTGCCCGAGCTCAGCTCAGAGAAGGATCTGCAATATCTACGTGAAACTTTg GTAATGGACTTATCAGAAGAGAAAGCACTAGAGCACTTCAGACAGAAATTCAACGAAGCTATGAAGAATAGATGGCAGACTTCCTTCAACTGGGCTATTCACAATATCGACAAGAACAACTGA
- the LOC124631181 gene encoding 28S rRNA (cytosine-C(5))-methyltransferase, whose product MFEHSVKVPRHYKIAANIFKKVSTEGGSVKTLLYDDKLRHFRTNVLFALITETIKHASDIDKIFENCKILENESRLDPWLAKILTAELLFGKKALPGKSKPEQTVLSYKDQFEKYTSDHQDDLKTQAAPRPRYVRINTNLLTTSDAIRAFQDEGYRFIRCTSGSYNDYLEQIQNLTEYDFTQDYHVKTMFVFSAGTKLHEHELYLENKIILQDKATAMAVHLLAPPPGSVVLDMCAAPGMKTTQLAAYIRNTGRVFAVERNEKRYQVLHDFVTKTGSTCVETLHRDALEIKRGDMDDVEYILLDPSCSGSGMDFCVHSYIESTRLAKLTSLQEKFLKHAMNAFPKAKRIVYSTCSLFPEENERVITNVVKTSRAKWRVQDVKELLKGQWNNFGSGMYGSMGTRCMYAKPDSDFTTGFFLAVLDRDQKDLEKSLNHEKKAQKEWIAVNKGKSDDEAEESNKKKKSKNRSDENQVTEDVEIDEEFIDEEKPKSKKKKQKHETDDNQNTDPDTNHNLDMEQAEAPKKKKKKRQNDETNQPVNNITEQLNELAVDSEEVIPKKKKKKDKNKDSQELEINTNTDDNISNDIVEVTKKKKRKKQRENEVEIEEEESEKKVQKNKSKNHDKEVSDITSDNIVDVEVSEAPKRKKKKKNRDD is encoded by the exons atgttcgaaCATTCAGTCAAAGTACCAAGACATTACAAAATAGCTGCAAATATCTTTAAGAAAGTTTCTACTGAAGGCGGCAGCGTCAAAACCCTATTGTACGACGATAAACTTCGGCATTTC AGGACAAATGTGCTTTTTGCACTGATAACAGAAACAATCAAACATGCGAGTGACATTGACAAAATATTTGAGAATTGTAAAATATTAGAGAATGAGTCACGTTTAGACCCATGGCTTGCCAAAATTCTCACAGCAGAACTCCTGTTCGGCAAAAAGGCATTACCTGGCAAGAGCAAGCCGGAGCAAACAGTCCTCTCGTACAAAGACCAGTTTGAGAAATACACATCTGACCATCAAGATGACTTGAAGACCCAAg CGGCTCCCAGACCAAGATATGTACGCATCAACACAAATCTATTGACAACATCAGATGCCATCAGAGCTTTCCAAGACGAGGGGTATCGGTTCATTCGGTGCACATCTGGCTCGTACAATGACTATCTTGAACAAATACAGAATCTTACCGAGTATGATTTTACACAAGACTATCATGTGAAGACGATGTTTGTATTCTCTGCTGGGACGAAACTGCATGAACATGAGTTGTATTTGGAGAATAAGATTATTTTACAGGACAAG GCTACAGCAATGGCAGTCCACTTGCTGGCTCCTCCTCCAGGTAGCGTGGTGCTGGACATGTGTGCAGCTCCTGGCATGAAGACTACACAGCTAGCTGCTTATATTAGAAATACT GGTCGAGTATTCGCAGTCGAGAGAAACGAGAAGAGATATCAAGTACTACATGATTTTGTTACTAAAACTGGCTCCACATGCGTGGAGACACTGCATCGAGACGCGTTAGAAATCAAAAGGGGAGATATGGATGATGTTGAATATATTCTGCTGGATCCAAGTTGTTCAGGATCAG GCATGGATTTCTGCGTTCACAGCTACATAGAAAGTACAAGGCTCGCCAAACTGACATCTTTACAAGAGAAATTCCTAAAACACGCCATGAACGCCTTCCCAAAAGCCAAACGCATAGTCTACAGTACTTGCTCCCTATTCCCTGAAGAGAACGAAAGAGTCATCACCAATGTAGTCAAGACTTCCAGAGCTAAATGGAGGGTCCAAGATGTCAAGGAACTCCTAAAAGGACAGTGGAACAACTTTGGATCAGGTATGTATGGCAGCATGGGAACAAGGTGTATGTACGCCAAACCAGACTCCGATTTCACGACAGGATTCTTCTTGGCCGTTCTTGATAGGGACCAAAAGGATCTAGAAAAGAGTTTGAATCATGAAAAGAAAGCACAGAAAGAGTGGATTGCGGTTAATAAAGGGAAATCTGATGATGAAGCTGAAGAATCTAATAAGAAGAAGAAAAGTAAGAATCGATCAGATGAGAATCAAGTTACTGAGGATGTTGAAATTGATGAAGAATTCATAGATGAGGAAAAACCAAAATCAAAaaagaagaaacaaaaacatgaaACAGATGACAATCAAAACACAGATCCTGATACTAATCATAATTTAGACATGGAACAAGCAGAGGCtccaaaaaagaagaaaaagaaacgtCAAAATGACGAAACTAATCAACCAGTTAACAATATTACGGAACAACTTAACGAGTTAGCTGTAGACTCTGAAGAAGTAATccctaaaaagaaaaagaagaaagataaaaataaagatagtcAAGAACTTGAAATTAATACAAATACAGATGACAATATAAGCAATGATATCGTAGAAGTAactaaaaagaagaaaagaaaaaagcaAAGAGAGAATGAAGTGGAAATTGAGGAAGAAGAATCTGAAAAGAAAGTTCAGaaaaacaaatctaaaaatCATGACAAAGAAGTTTCAGATATTACCAGCGACAATATTGTAGATGTAGAAGTAAGTGAAGCTCCTAAaaggaaaaagaagaagaaaaacagAGATGATTGA